From Halobacterium sp. R2-5, the proteins below share one genomic window:
- a CDS encoding alpha/beta hydrolase, whose amino-acid sequence MARKYTLTTRRQFLSTAGAAAAALTLPGSAFAQSDTPTPSSDVTFHEGLTYAERDSGELKLDLYLPDSEEPTPLVVFVHGGGWLVNTRKDTPDLEEYFVSRGYAMATVDHRLSEIPEDVDPIISPSPDNPVPRGTFPDHIVDVKAAIRWLRGHADEYNLDPERVATWGSSSGSHLAVLAGTAGDVEEIEGDVYDIEKTVYPGESGRVQAVVGWYTPTDFLKMDPQLDGKGFSHDAPNSPESLLVGGQITENEELVERADPITYVDPDDPPFLLMHGRQDVTVPYQQSTILYDALSEACVDTTYYELHDLGHGFGFDGLTQKPTVDQTITKAKCTPGDGKLKERVSNGPPAGPKVIEQFLDRTLSN is encoded by the coding sequence ATGGCCAGGAAGTATACACTGACGACTCGCCGGCAGTTCCTCAGCACCGCCGGCGCCGCCGCAGCAGCACTGACACTCCCGGGAAGCGCGTTCGCGCAGTCGGACACACCGACGCCGAGTAGCGACGTCACGTTCCACGAGGGACTGACGTACGCCGAGCGCGATAGCGGCGAACTCAAACTCGACCTGTACCTTCCAGACAGCGAAGAGCCGACACCGCTCGTGGTCTTCGTCCACGGCGGCGGCTGGCTCGTGAACACGCGGAAGGACACGCCGGACCTTGAGGAGTACTTCGTCAGCCGCGGCTACGCGATGGCGACGGTAGACCACCGGCTCTCCGAAATTCCGGAAGACGTCGACCCGATAATCAGCCCGTCGCCAGACAACCCCGTTCCGAGAGGTACGTTCCCGGACCACATCGTCGACGTGAAGGCGGCGATTCGGTGGTTGCGCGGACACGCCGACGAGTACAATCTCGACCCGGAACGGGTCGCGACCTGGGGGAGTTCCTCCGGGTCGCACCTCGCCGTCCTCGCCGGGACGGCCGGCGACGTGGAGGAAATCGAGGGCGACGTCTACGACATTGAGAAGACCGTCTACCCGGGGGAGTCCGGCCGTGTGCAGGCTGTCGTCGGCTGGTACACGCCGACCGACTTTCTCAAGATGGACCCGCAACTGGACGGGAAAGGATTCAGCCACGACGCGCCGAACTCGCCGGAGTCACTGCTCGTCGGCGGCCAGATTACGGAGAACGAGGAACTGGTCGAACGAGCCGACCCGATAACGTACGTCGACCCCGACGACCCGCCGTTCCTCCTCATGCACGGACGGCAGGACGTCACCGTCCCGTACCAGCAGAGCACAATCCTCTACGATGCACTGAGCGAGGCTTGCGTCGATACGACGTACTACGAACTCCACGACCTTGGCCACGGGTTCGGGTTCGACGGGCTCACCCAGAAGCCGACCGTCGATCAGACGATTACGAAGGCGAAGTGCACTCCTGGGGACGGGAAACTGAAAGAGCGCGTCTCGAACGGGCCGCCCGCCGGCCCGAAAGTCATCGAGCAGTTCCTCGACCGCACGCTCTCGAACTAG
- the gatA gene encoding Asp-tRNA(Asn)/Glu-tRNA(Gln) amidotransferase subunit GatA: protein MSLNAYITDEEIEGSEDGPLAGRTVAVKDNISTEGVRTTCGSKMLEDYVPPYDATVVERLKDAGATIPGKANMDEFGMGTTTETSYFGPVKNPVDEDHVPGGSSGGSAAAVAAGDADLALGTDTGGSIRCPAAFCGVVGIKPTYGLVSRYGLVAYANSLEQIGPIAPTVEDAAALLDVIAGPDERDGTTREEGADTDFASAADGDVDGLTIGVPTELVEGAEDAVVETFEEAIDDLREQGATVEEVSLPSVEYAVAAYYVIAMSEASSNLARFDGVRYGNSGGYDGNWNETFSEARSEGFGDEVKRRILLGTYALSAGYHDKYYKQAQEARAWVKQDFDEAFEDVDVLASPTMPILPPELGESLDDPLKMYLADANTTPVNLANLPAISVPAGEADGLPVGLQLVGPAFGEETIINAAAAVEN, encoded by the coding sequence ATGAGCCTGAACGCGTACATCACCGACGAGGAAATCGAGGGCAGCGAGGACGGCCCGCTCGCCGGGCGGACCGTCGCCGTCAAGGACAACATCTCCACGGAGGGCGTGCGCACGACCTGTGGGTCGAAGATGCTCGAGGACTACGTGCCGCCGTACGACGCCACCGTCGTCGAGCGCCTGAAGGACGCGGGCGCGACCATCCCGGGGAAGGCGAACATGGACGAGTTCGGGATGGGGACGACCACGGAGACGTCGTACTTCGGTCCCGTGAAGAACCCCGTCGACGAGGACCACGTCCCCGGCGGCTCCTCCGGCGGGAGCGCGGCGGCTGTCGCCGCGGGCGACGCGGACCTCGCGCTCGGCACGGACACCGGCGGGTCGATTCGGTGTCCGGCCGCGTTCTGCGGCGTCGTCGGCATCAAGCCGACGTACGGCCTCGTCTCCCGGTACGGGCTGGTCGCGTACGCGAACAGCCTCGAACAGATCGGGCCCATCGCACCGACCGTCGAGGACGCCGCAGCGCTCCTCGACGTCATCGCGGGCCCGGACGAGCGCGACGGCACCACCCGCGAGGAAGGGGCGGACACGGACTTCGCGAGCGCCGCCGACGGCGACGTCGACGGCCTGACGATCGGCGTCCCCACGGAGCTCGTCGAGGGCGCGGAGGACGCGGTCGTGGAGACGTTCGAGGAAGCCATCGACGACCTCCGCGAGCAGGGCGCGACCGTCGAGGAGGTCAGCCTGCCCTCCGTCGAGTACGCCGTCGCGGCGTACTACGTCATCGCGATGAGCGAGGCGTCCTCGAACCTCGCGCGCTTCGACGGCGTGCGCTACGGGAATTCGGGCGGCTACGACGGCAACTGGAACGAGACGTTCTCCGAGGCGCGCTCGGAGGGGTTCGGCGACGAGGTCAAGCGCCGCATCCTCCTCGGGACGTACGCGCTGTCGGCGGGCTACCACGACAAGTACTACAAGCAGGCCCAGGAGGCCCGCGCGTGGGTGAAACAGGACTTCGACGAGGCCTTCGAGGACGTCGACGTGCTCGCGTCCCCCACGATGCCGATTCTCCCGCCGGAGCTCGGCGAGAGCCTCGACGACCCGCTGAAGATGTACCTCGCGGACGCGAACACGACGCCCGTGAACCTCGCGAACCTCCCCGCCATCTCGGTGCCCGCGGGCGAAGCTGATGGCCTCCCGGTCGGCCTCCAGCTTGTCGGCCCCGCGTTCGGCGAGGAGACGATTATCAACGCCGCCGCAGCGGTCGAGAACTGA